The Platichthys flesus chromosome 5, fPlaFle2.1, whole genome shotgun sequence genome contains the following window.
ATGCAATCTTGACTTGgaacaaataaaagtaaatattttccCATTTCTAGTTTGAGCAtgcaggctttggttgcctgCGGGTAAACAGTCCGTGTGGAACACTTGTCTGAAACGCATCGGCTTTCTGCTTTTTAATTTAACCCCAATGTCTGCCAGACCTTGTGGGTGATAAAACTAATCAGCCAAAGCCGCCCCTAAGCCTACACAGTGTCGTCCTCAACAATAGTTCGGAAAAGGTGATACTTACGTAAGTTGAGTAAGTTGTGAAATCTGCCTCTGCTTGGCCAGCTCTCTGCAGTAGAGGCTAACCTGCACTGGGTGAATAAAGGCGAGCAGGGACACCACGGTTATGCCGATATTTACCTTAAAGAAGGACAGAAAATTAAAGCTGGGATGGGACTAGTTATTAAACTGGTTCCATAGATTATCCTACAAGTTATCGACACTTACATACAGCGGGTCACCACGCAGCTGATTTTGGATGAGGTGTAACAAAGGAAACTGGAGAAGCAGCACCAAGGCCGATAAAGACATTGCCATTCCGGACATCTTCCCAAAGTGAGACGCAGGGAAGCTACAGGAGATTCAGAGGATATGGGTGGTAGAGGCGAAGATAGCAGGAGAGATCAGTTTAAAGAAATAGGAGAAAAGTATCAGATTGATAAGATCGATGTCACTGATGGAATTGTCTGTGGCAGAATTGAAGGAATGTGCACATACGCAATGCTGATGAAGGCTTGGTGGAGTCCGTAGAAGAAGGAACTGCTGAAGACCTGCAGGATGAAGGTGACATActgcagagggaggacaggacaggtgaaacacacacagaagaagaaacacagcaggcaGCTGAGGAAGAGGGCGAGAGGAGCAGAACGCAGATCTGCCTCTCGACTTGTTTCGCCTAAGAAGCAGAAGGAAAGATATTGGTTAACAGAACTGTGAAGTCATTGTAGGACAATAGCCTGAGATCATAGATATTCAACACTGAATACTTTACTATATTCATTTtaggttttttatttgattttaaaggagacatgttaTACTCATTTCAGGCCTGGATCGAGACTGCTCAGATTGGGGGTTAAATATAAATTTGGGTTGGGCACCTTTTCAAATCAGTAGACATAGTATTGAGTGtttttcaaagttttaaagAGCTTGTCCTATTAGAGAGATTACTATAACAACTTggatatgttttttgtttttttatagaaCTAAAACTCTAAATGTGCAAGTCTACATTGCcattaatttaaatatgtaGAAAAACAAGTTCAACAGCCCTGATCGCTTTAGAGAACATTGGCTTGGTTGTTCTCTGAGTAGTGTTTGGTTGTGTAACCCCAAGCttgaggctacatccatactagtATGTTTTTAGCCTTGTCTCTCTTGCAGTATAATATGGAGGAAATGTAACTAACCTGGAGCCAGAGgtctgtgcttgtgtctgtCCATGAGGAGGCCGCTGAGCGGAGCAAACAACACCCCGCACAGCTGGGTGATGGCAAATGCGTTGGTGTAGTGACTTACTGGAGGGGGGCAGAGGACAGAAGTGGACATTTAGtgtgcagaagaagaagctgtggTAAAGAACACAAATTGTGGAGCCAGTGGAAATTATGAACATTGCAAATGGATGACATTTTCCTAAACACCTAAACACGTAACAAGGACACAGACTAAAATTAtcaggtgagacacaggtgatAAATGATGTTGTAATTTTTGGAGTTTGTGAGTGTAGCTGCCTCACCACCGCTCTGTGTGTGACTCCTGTTAGTGTGTGCTGCTGGCTAGGAATGACCTTCTATACTTCCTGCTCCTCATGCCAATTCGACTATGAACTTATATCCTATAATCATCTTTACACCTACTCTGCCAGAACATGGACTTCTGCCAACCTCACTATTAATCATCTTTCCTCAGTAAGGACTTTTTATTGTACCCACACAACTGAACTTTAACCCTTGGTTTTCCATCTGCCTCAGGATCATCTGCACTCCTCTGATTTGATAGTCTTGCTGAGCAGTTCTCAAGCCACTCTCCACCCTAGTCAATACAACCCTCCAATCTGAACCTAAGCATTGTCTCATACAATgggaatttgtttttgttttttttgctaaGTTATATTTGTCTTGCGAAGCTAATCCTTGTTTGATATTCGGCTGCATTTTCTGCAGTCAGCTTTGTTTTTGCGGAATCCATTGTGAAAGAGATACTAGTTTTAGCACTAGTAGATACTGGTACTAGTTGAATAAGACTTAGCCATTTCTCATCCAAACCACCAACTTGTCTTTAAGGTCCCATGACTACGGGTTTTTTACCTGTAATAAACAGATCAAATAAATCTATATTATTGAATAAAAATTGACTTACCACAGGCTTTCAATCTTCTAATTAAACCTCTCGTTAAAACTCTTGACCCAGATTATTTGCTTACTGTAGATCTGTATCCAACCTCCCTCTCGTTGAAAAAGCTTGTGGTAACCAATTTGTGATTAATTACATACAAACCATTTGCAAGCAAACTTTAGGTCAGGATTAAGATCATAATACACAAAAAGTAGTTGTGAAAGTTACCATCAACCTTCTGGTGGCCTCAGACAATGGTCGTCTAAACCTGTCTCTGCACTTGTTTTGCTAGATCTTAGTGCATTTGACACATTCGATAAAAAAGTTTGATTGCAAATACTGGAAGATATTATTGGGATTAAAGAAACAGCACTAGACATAATTAATACTTATCATGGAGATACTTCTTTGTTCATGTTAACAATCACTCCTCCAGGTACATAACAATTAATCATGGAGTTCCACAAGGTTCTGTACTTGGACCGATAACTTTCACTTAATGTATGCTTCCTtttaggaaacattatcagaaAGTTCTAGATTTCCATAGTTACACAGATAACACCCAGCTTTATCTATCTATGGAGCCAGATAAACTAAGTAGTTAGTGAATCTTCAATATCCTGAAGGTTTACTTTTGGTTCCTAGAGTCTCGAAGACTAGAAATGGAGGCAGAGCCTTCAGCTACCAGGCTTTTCACCCCTTCCTATTTCTTTCCTCTCACCCCAACCAGTTACACTAATGAGTGCATGGAACCCCATGTCTTTCTAACCTTAAATTCAAACAAGGAGGGAACTTTTATTTGTTACACTCCTGGAAATGCTCATTACACCTCACCAACGGTTTGGTCCTCATCAGCCAGCCGGCTGAGCATGGGGTTGACGTTGGCTAAGAAGATGAACTGACTGAGGATGATGGTGACCACCCACACCAGGTGACAGAAGAAgagccatgaaaacacacagctccTGAAAGTGGCTGATGATTGAGAAACAAGATGATTGGAAACAGGAAATTCAATTTTCAGATGAAAAATGTGTTCTTGTAATGTTCTTAGACATTACAAGAACACCTTTTGTTGCTGTACACTGTGTATCTACATGAGGAAGCGATTTCCCACGTTGCCTATAATTACTGGAAAGGACAGACATTGGCTTTATTTGAAATCACCCAATCATTCACGACCCCATAGAGTTCATctgcaaaagagaaaaacacttattttctGTGCTGGTTATCATGTCATTGTAAGAATATGACATATAACAACAAAAATGTCGGACTCTGGAAAATCccataataaataaagaattttttttacttagtACAATACTTTAAATTTTTTACTGCAAGGATAATTAGGGAACAGAGAACACAATTCTGTTGAATAAAAGCCtgaatgttttcatctttaCGATAATTCAGATATTTACGATAAAAATAAGGAGTAGAATCACCAGAGAGAGATGGTTAAGAAGTACTGCCCTCTCGTCTCAGCTAGTGCCCATCGGTTGTACATTACTTTTCATGATGCACTGGTGTGTACAATGAGTCCACAAAGTTATAAAATATTCACAAAACATTCCAACAGCACTACAAAGAGGCCAACTCACTACAAAGTGATTAGTGAGTTGACCCAAAAGTAACCTTTCTCGTCCTTTTCAGTCTTCTCCGCATCTCCTTCCTTAAATGTTTGCACTGTGTCGTTCTCCTCCCGTCTTCTTTTTCGTTTTTGTACAGTACAGCTTACCCTGTCACAGCAGGTGAAGGAAAGAACAGTTAAATAGCTGCAGAAACAAACTAATGGCTCAAATCACTTCGGATTATGCAGTTTGTTCTGACCCGTAAGTGAATGTCTCTGGTAGTGGGTAGGGAATATGTCGTCTGGGCATCAGGAAGATGGTGCGGACGCAGTGGATAATGTTACACaaggtgaggaagagaaaagatgtGTGCAGGGAAACTCCTCTTTCATATAGCAACTAGGGAAAGGAGGAGGTTGTGAGCCCTTTTAATTGTGTGATTGAGAATCAAAGAGCCTAACCTTATATAATAGGATACCTTTATAATgagacaaactgcagcagaggatTCAAATGCTCCATTGTAtatggtgatggtggtggagcGATAGGAATGAAACAGGTTCCCCACCTTCAGAGAGAGGTTACCACATTAGAGCTTCTTGCGTGGgatgaaatatttaaactgGGTCACCACACACCTGAACATTGGTGATGTAGAGCATCATTCCAGCAATTATTAAACTTGACAAAGCTGGGTAGAGTAACACAGACGTATCTGTGTGTGAAAGACAGATAAATGGAAAGAGAGCTGACATGTTTTCTGATTACAGTATTGgcacaatacaatacaaaagaCAACATACCTGCATTTGACAGTGTGATAAGCAGTGTGCCAGTGGTGTACAATGATCTGCAGGCAGATAATTTCATGATCATGAGAGTGTTAGGATTTTTGGTTATCATATAACCATTCATTCGcactgaacatgtgtgtgccagcggaaacaggaaacagattatCTGCCTGATTTGGTTGTATAGTAGCAAAATTCTTCAAACCAGGAACAGCAGGCATCTCTTAAATTGGGAAGACAGTGAGGTGGAACACTTTGCATTAACCACTGGAGATGTGACTGATGAGAGCCAATAAGGAAGTGAGCGGGGTGTTTCCAATAGTCTTTATTTCTGCTCAACCagacaaatacaatttcaaaccAAAACTGGGCTTTCCCAAAAACTCTCCTATTGAGGGGTTTAAAAACGTTTGAGAGCTGTGgccatgacagagagagaaaatgcaTAAAACATAAGAAACAAATTGTGTTTATCATGGGAGCATTAACAGCAAAGGAATCTATGCCACAATATGCATGTTTGCTATGTTACTTTAGTTTATAGTATATATtaagaataacacacacacaataactgGGGAAAAGGACTTAGTTTCAGTGTACCTACAATTCCCTCCTTTCACATTGGAGGGAGGACTGTaagggagagcggggtaatgtttgacatttttt
Protein-coding sequences here:
- the LOC133953360 gene encoding equilibrative nucleobase transporter 1-like isoform X1, which translates into the protein MPGIKSVEVMPAPQLFLERTSCAYSSHCDRSFGTFYSFTAASATAEAFGNMVRNQGGEVILQHWLTLLSGLVESLFFTGIAYGWASLVFVLKADGYFAAYCTNATRNEDYAVYTDCSGQDEHFSQVLSVASIATTILRFPIGYVFDRCGTAVTRIVAISLYTTGTLLITLSNADTSVLLYPALSSLIIAGMMLYITNVQVGNLFHSYRSTTITIYNGAFESSAAVCLIIKLLYERGVSLHTSFLFLTLCNIIHCVRTIFLMPRRHIPYPLPETFTYGVSCTVQKRKRRREENDTVQTFKEGDAEKTEKDEKATFRSCVFSWLFFCHLVWVVTIILSQFIFLANVNPMLSRLADEDQTVVSHYTNAFAITQLCGVLFAPLSGLLMDRHKHRPLAPGETSREADLRSAPLALFLSCLLCFFFCVCFTCPVLPLQYVTFILQVFSSSFFYGLHQAFISIAFPASHFGKMSGMAMSLSALVLLLQFPLLHLIQNQLRGDPLYVNIGITVVSLLAFIHPVQVSLYCRELAKQRQISQLTQLTSLRSSDHEAVPLSSLRGKDEAGTSNHLQLGVCLT
- the LOC133953360 gene encoding equilibrative nucleobase transporter 1-like isoform X2, producing the protein MPGIKSVEVMPAPQLFLERTSCAYSSHCDRSFGTFYSFTAASATAEAFGNMVRNQGGEVILQHWLTLLSGLVESLFFTGIAYGWASLVFVLKADGYFAAYCTNATRNEDYAVYTDCSGQDEHFSQVLSVASIATTILRFPIGYVFDRCGTAVTRIVAISLYTTGTLLITLSNAALSSLIIAGMMLYITNVQVGNLFHSYRSTTITIYNGAFESSAAVCLIIKLLYERGVSLHTSFLFLTLCNIIHCVRTIFLMPRRHIPYPLPETFTYGVSCTVQKRKRRREENDTVQTFKEGDAEKTEKDEKATFRSCVFSWLFFCHLVWVVTIILSQFIFLANVNPMLSRLADEDQTVVSHYTNAFAITQLCGVLFAPLSGLLMDRHKHRPLAPGETSREADLRSAPLALFLSCLLCFFFCVCFTCPVLPLQYVTFILQVFSSSFFYGLHQAFISIAFPASHFGKMSGMAMSLSALVLLLQFPLLHLIQNQLRGDPLYVNIGITVVSLLAFIHPVQVSLYCRELAKQRQISQLTQLTSLRSSDHEAVPLSSLRGKDEAGTSNHLQLGVCLT
- the LOC133953360 gene encoding equilibrative nucleobase transporter 1-like isoform X3, whose protein sequence is MVRNQGGEVILQHWLTLLSGLVESLFFTGIAYGWASLVFVLKADGYFAAYCTNATRNEDYAVYTDCSGQDEHFSQVLSVASIATTILRFPIGYVFDRCGTAVTRIVAISLYTTGTLLITLSNADTSVLLYPALSSLIIAGMMLYITNVQVGNLFHSYRSTTITIYNGAFESSAAVCLIIKLLYERGVSLHTSFLFLTLCNIIHCVRTIFLMPRRHIPYPLPETFTYGVSCTVQKRKRRREENDTVQTFKEGDAEKTEKDEKATFRSCVFSWLFFCHLVWVVTIILSQFIFLANVNPMLSRLADEDQTVVSHYTNAFAITQLCGVLFAPLSGLLMDRHKHRPLAPGETSREADLRSAPLALFLSCLLCFFFCVCFTCPVLPLQYVTFILQVFSSSFFYGLHQAFISIAFPASHFGKMSGMAMSLSALVLLLQFPLLHLIQNQLRGDPLYVNIGITVVSLLAFIHPVQVSLYCRELAKQRQISQLTQLTSLRSSDHEAVPLSSLRGKDEAGTSNHLQLGVCLT